From Myxococcota bacterium:
TGGGCTCGACCTTCCAGGCGCGCTCGGGGTCGAGCAGCACCAGGTCCGCGGGTCCGCCCGGCTCGAGCGTGCCGCCCGGGATGCCGAGCACGCGCGCGGGCCGGGTCGAGAGCCGGTCGACCAGCTCGAGCGCGGTCATGCGCTCCTCGCGCACCAGCTCGAGCGCCACCGAGAGCGCGGTCTCGAAGCCCACCACGCCGAACGGCGCAGCGGTGAACTCGACGTCCTTCTCGTAGAGCGCGTGCGGCGCGTGGTCGGTCGCGACGCAGTCCAGCGTGCCGTCGGCCAGACCCTCGCGCAGCGCCTCGCGGTCGCGCGCGCTGCGCAGCGGCGGCGCCATCTTGTAGTTGGTGTCGAAGCCGCGCACCGTCTCGTCGGTGAGCGCCAGGTGGTGGGGAGTCACTTCGGCGGTGACTCGCACCCCGGCCGCCTTCGCTTCGCGGATCAGCTCGACCGAGCGCGCCGCGGACACGTGCGCCACGTGCAGGTGCGCGCCGGTGAGCCGCGCGAGCTCGAGGTCGCGCGCGACCATGGCCGTCTCGGCCTCGGCGGGCGACCCGGGCAGGCCGCAGCAGGTCGCGTGCGCTCCCTCGTGCACGACGCCCGAGCCGCGCAGGTGCAGGTCCTCGCAGTGCGCGATCACCGGACGGCCGATGCCGCGCGCGTACT
This genomic window contains:
- a CDS encoding dihydroorotase, whose translation is MTRLRIQGARILDPATGRDELGSVDLADGRIESVGSPSSGVPDEVIEAAGLWLAPGFVDLHAHLREPGQEYKEDIETGTRAAAAGGYTTVCCMANTDPVNDTPAVTEYIQRRARESGAVRVRVIAAATQGLRGEIMSEMAGLAAAGAVAFSDDGAVIMNAAVMRRVLEYARGIGRPVIAHCEDLHLRGSGVVHEGAHATCCGLPGSPAEAETAMVARDLELARLTGAHLHVAHVSAARSVELIREAKAAGVRVTAEVTPHHLALTDETVRGFDTNYKMAPPLRSARDREALREGLADGTLDCVATDHAPHALYEKDVEFTAAPFGVVGFETALSVALELVREERMTALELVDRLSTRPARVLGIPGGTLEPGGPADLVLLDPERAWKVEPTQLASRSKNSAFLGRELRGRALRTWVGGRLAFAAGEESLG